In Stieleria varia, one genomic interval encodes:
- a CDS encoding efflux RND transporter periplasmic adaptor subunit — MINRNYLLSFTWHRRHGRLMLALIAALPLNSGWHAVSAQPPEPPAKAIDSDAPAVISLPKDQWRASGIQLAPVRHEPFEKTLRLTGKISLNQDRVAHIYSMVEGTVDDVSVRLGQTVKSNDRLAVIHSREVGSAKLTLYQARLQLELARAKNDLQSAIATNATELLQALRANVDIQEIESQFRDRPMGDFRERALASYAAFLKSEADVERLKGVSQSGAVSGKTLLTATAKRNADQATFQARIEQIHHELRTTTLMSNQAVKEAEAKVLVAATNLQILNVDAEDIAEIDPAKQGETLSHYAIRAPFDGTVLSKDVVLREQVRPDVMLLSIADLSTVWVTANVYEEHLPFLDSFKDQTITLHNDALPDHIFNAKVFYTGEIMDEATRTISLRAIAENADHRLKPGMFVNIELPIRQSESVVIPATAVQQHEGKQFVFVHQGNDQFLRRDVIVGPTSGNSIVIRSGLQKGESVVTAGGFILKSQLLADLLGDE; from the coding sequence ATGATCAATCGAAACTACCTCCTGTCCTTTACCTGGCATCGCAGGCATGGCCGTTTGATGCTGGCCTTGATAGCAGCACTTCCACTGAACTCAGGATGGCATGCTGTTTCGGCTCAGCCGCCTGAGCCCCCTGCGAAAGCGATCGATTCCGACGCGCCGGCCGTCATCAGCCTGCCAAAGGACCAATGGCGGGCATCTGGAATCCAGCTCGCGCCAGTACGTCACGAACCTTTTGAGAAGACTTTGCGGCTGACCGGAAAAATCTCGCTCAACCAAGATCGCGTGGCTCACATCTATTCGATGGTTGAGGGGACCGTCGATGATGTATCCGTCCGACTCGGACAGACCGTCAAATCAAACGATCGATTGGCGGTGATCCACAGCCGCGAAGTAGGTTCGGCCAAGCTTACTCTTTATCAAGCTCGACTGCAGCTAGAGCTTGCCCGCGCCAAGAATGACTTGCAATCCGCGATCGCTACGAACGCCACTGAGTTGCTGCAAGCATTGCGAGCCAACGTCGATATCCAAGAGATAGAGTCTCAATTCCGCGATCGTCCAATGGGCGATTTTCGCGAGCGTGCCCTGGCATCCTATGCGGCATTCTTGAAGTCGGAGGCGGATGTCGAGCGTCTGAAGGGAGTTTCCCAATCGGGTGCCGTTTCCGGGAAAACGCTGCTGACAGCGACCGCAAAACGCAACGCCGACCAAGCAACCTTTCAAGCTCGCATCGAACAGATTCACCACGAGTTACGGACCACCACCTTGATGTCCAACCAGGCCGTCAAGGAGGCCGAAGCCAAGGTACTGGTTGCTGCAACCAACCTGCAAATTCTAAACGTCGATGCAGAAGACATTGCAGAGATTGACCCCGCGAAACAGGGCGAAACGCTTTCTCATTACGCGATCCGAGCTCCCTTTGATGGCACGGTACTGTCAAAGGATGTCGTGCTGCGAGAGCAAGTGCGTCCCGATGTGATGTTGCTCAGCATTGCTGATCTGTCCACCGTTTGGGTCACCGCGAACGTTTACGAAGAGCATCTGCCGTTCTTGGATTCCTTCAAAGACCAGACGATCACGCTGCACAACGACGCATTGCCTGACCACATTTTCAACGCCAAGGTTTTCTACACCGGCGAGATCATGGACGAAGCCACTCGCACAATTTCGCTGCGGGCGATCGCGGAAAACGCTGACCACCGCCTAAAACCCGGCATGTTTGTCAACATCGAATTGCCGATCCGACAATCCGAATCCGTCGTGATTCCTGCGACAGCGGTGCAGCAGCACGAGGGAAAGCAGTTCGTCTTTGTACATCAAGGAAACGATCAATTCCTGCGTCGAGATGTCATCGTGGGACCGACAAGCGGGAATTCCATCGTCATTCGTTCAGGTCTGCAGAAAGGTGAGTCGGTCGTGACCGCCGGCGGATTCATCTTGAAGTCACAATTACTCGCTGATTTGTTAGGAGATGAATAA
- a CDS encoding response regulator: MTSILVVDDDVNLLNGLRRVLRDQPYDLFVANSAEMAISMLQRHHFELVVSDQQMSGKTGNELIAWIAENSPETVRIMLTGRPDVEVMTDAINRGRVFKFLTKPCHAFELAMVIREGLQLAATPR, translated from the coding sequence ATGACCTCCATCCTAGTGGTCGACGACGACGTGAACTTGCTGAACGGTCTCAGACGTGTCCTCAGGGACCAGCCCTACGACTTGTTTGTCGCCAATTCCGCAGAAATGGCCATCAGCATGTTGCAACGCCATCACTTTGAGCTGGTCGTTTCCGATCAACAAATGAGTGGCAAAACAGGAAACGAGCTGATTGCATGGATCGCCGAGAATTCGCCCGAAACGGTCCGCATCATGCTCACCGGACGACCGGATGTTGAGGTGATGACCGACGCGATCAACCGCGGCCGCGTGTTCAAGTTCTTGACCAAACCCTGCCACGCTTTTGAGCTGGCGATGGTCATCCGCGAAGGCCTTCAGCTTGCAGCAACTCCTCGTTAA
- a CDS encoding HD domain-containing phosphohydrolase gives MRQHRILFVDDEINVLRSYARSLRGYDASWVLSFEDCPLKALGRIQNEPFDVVVSDVRMPGLTGMELLQAIKENPSTHDVPVIIVTGEADGTLKRQAIDRDAADLLNKPVHTDDLIARLKSVLRMKQFSDQLKESNERLEQRVRQRTAELYASRLDIIWRLGKASEFRDEETGDHVIRVGGYSRAIAKGLGMSESFCENIFLAAPLHDIGKIGIPDSVLLKPGRLTNDEWRVMRSHCNMGVAILTEPSKFTRVAGTEQVDETSSLGTESMAPSANSIIQLAAQIAATHHEKWDGSGYPNGLHGDAIPLAGRIVAVADVYDALRSHRPYKEPFSVQRSLEIIREGAGSHFDPAVVHAFLECFDEIEKIEQQFSDLMAPITMAEYATEEPGVPTVLH, from the coding sequence ATGCGTCAACATCGAATCTTGTTCGTCGATGATGAAATCAACGTCTTGCGATCCTACGCCCGCTCTTTGCGAGGCTATGACGCGAGCTGGGTGCTTTCGTTCGAGGATTGTCCGCTCAAGGCTCTGGGGCGGATACAAAACGAGCCCTTTGATGTCGTCGTATCAGACGTTCGCATGCCAGGCTTGACCGGCATGGAGTTGCTGCAGGCGATCAAGGAGAACCCTTCCACTCACGATGTCCCAGTCATCATTGTGACCGGCGAAGCCGATGGGACGCTGAAGCGTCAGGCGATCGATAGGGACGCAGCCGATCTGCTGAACAAACCCGTCCACACGGATGACCTCATCGCTCGGCTCAAGAGTGTCCTGAGAATGAAGCAATTCTCGGATCAACTCAAGGAAAGCAATGAGCGACTGGAACAACGGGTACGACAGCGAACCGCCGAACTGTACGCATCACGACTGGACATCATTTGGCGTCTCGGCAAAGCGTCTGAGTTCCGCGACGAGGAAACCGGCGACCATGTGATCCGCGTCGGCGGCTACAGTCGAGCGATTGCCAAAGGCTTGGGCATGAGCGAATCGTTCTGCGAAAACATTTTCCTCGCCGCGCCGCTGCATGACATCGGCAAAATCGGTATCCCCGACTCCGTCCTCTTGAAACCTGGACGCCTGACCAATGACGAGTGGCGAGTGATGCGAAGCCACTGCAACATGGGCGTGGCGATTCTGACCGAACCGAGCAAGTTCACTCGTGTGGCCGGAACGGAGCAAGTGGATGAGACATCATCTTTGGGTACCGAGTCGATGGCGCCATCGGCCAACTCGATCATCCAACTGGCTGCGCAAATCGCAGCCACACATCATGAGAAGTGGGACGGATCAGGCTACCCCAACGGACTCCACGGCGACGCCATCCCCCTTGCCGGACGCATCGTTGCCGTTGCCGACGTCTACGACGCCCTGCGAAGTCATCGACCCTACAAAGAACCATTCAGCGTGCAACGCTCGCTAGAAATCATCCGCGAAGGCGCCGGCTCTCACTTCGATCCAGCAGTCGTACACGCCTTCCTGGAATGCTTTGACGAAATCGAAAAGATCGAACAACAATTCAGCGACCTCATGGCCCCCATCACCATGGCCGAGTATGCGACAGAGGAGCCCGGCGTGCCTACCGTGTTGCATTGA
- a CDS encoding response regulator yields the protein MTTKVLFVDDEINVLSGLRRMLRNQRSVWEMHFANGGVEALELLEKETFDVIVSDMRMPIIDGAELLTRVSQLYPNTVRLVLSGQSEHEKILRAVGPAHQFMSKPCDPDSLIKTIERACGLRSQLQDDSLKDLISQLSTLPSLPKIYRELVAELESDDASLNRIAQKIGSDIGMTAKVLQLVNSSFFGLPQHVSCPKHAVSLLGLNVIRPLVLTANAFSQFQESNVPGFSLDRLLEHSLAVATTAKRIAEKESNQASTVDDSFIAGMLHDIGKLVLAANLPTQYSEAIRIAKDEAIPLWQAETRVFRSSHAEVGAHLLGLWGLPNPIVEAVAFHHRPADSCSECFTPLTAVYVANLVRHSQPIDGDAATDEMPDRQYLTMIKEGDRLEHWDSLFHMELAP from the coding sequence ATGACAACCAAAGTGCTCTTCGTTGATGACGAAATCAATGTCCTGTCGGGACTCCGCCGCATGCTCCGAAACCAACGCAGTGTGTGGGAAATGCATTTCGCCAACGGTGGTGTGGAAGCCCTGGAGCTCCTTGAAAAGGAGACGTTCGATGTGATTGTGAGCGACATGCGAATGCCGATCATCGATGGCGCCGAACTACTCACTCGTGTTTCACAGCTGTACCCCAACACGGTACGACTCGTGCTGAGCGGCCAGTCTGAACACGAAAAAATTCTTCGTGCTGTCGGACCTGCGCACCAGTTCATGTCCAAACCGTGCGACCCGGATTCGCTGATCAAGACCATCGAACGCGCCTGCGGGCTTCGCAGCCAGCTCCAGGACGATTCGCTCAAGGATCTCATCTCACAACTCTCAACGCTCCCCAGTCTGCCAAAGATCTATCGCGAACTGGTTGCTGAACTGGAATCCGACGATGCCTCCCTCAATCGCATCGCACAAAAAATTGGATCAGACATCGGGATGACGGCCAAAGTACTGCAGCTGGTCAACTCATCCTTCTTTGGGCTGCCACAACATGTCAGTTGCCCCAAACACGCCGTGTCGCTACTAGGGCTCAACGTGATTCGTCCTCTCGTGTTGACCGCCAACGCATTCAGTCAGTTTCAAGAGTCCAATGTGCCAGGATTCTCTCTCGATCGCTTGCTGGAGCACAGCCTCGCTGTCGCAACCACCGCCAAACGGATCGCCGAGAAAGAATCCAATCAGGCGAGTACCGTCGACGATTCCTTCATCGCTGGGATGCTGCACGACATCGGAAAACTGGTCCTAGCCGCCAATTTGCCTACCCAGTACTCCGAAGCGATTCGTATTGCCAAGGATGAAGCCATACCACTTTGGCAAGCAGAAACTCGCGTCTTTCGATCCTCTCACGCGGAAGTCGGTGCTCACCTGCTCGGACTCTGGGGTTTGCCCAACCCGATCGTGGAGGCCGTTGCATTTCACCATCGTCCAGCGGACTCCTGCAGTGAATGCTTTACCCCATTGACGGCCGTCTACGTTGCCAATCTCGTTCGACATTCGCAACCTATCGACGGCGACGCCGCAACAGATGAAATGCCTGACCGTCAATACTTGACGATGATCAAGGAAGGGGACCGGCTCGAACACTGGGACTCCCTGTTTCATATGGAGCTGGCACCATGA
- a CDS encoding ISAs1 family transposase — MERSASLIEKLNTVSDPRPGEPIYPLVNILFMTICAVIAGADDFVAIAKFANTKKEWFSKFLDMTAGVPSHDRFNAILNAVKPEEFEPMLLEWITQLHKITDGQVIAIDGKTLRRSYDTATGKAAIHMVSAWATANHISLGQTVVDAKSNEITAIPKLLEIIDVSGGLVTIDAMGCQTEIAAKIVDEGADYCLAVKGNQPTLHEGIKAFFLDHLEDDFARIEVFEHHTKETDHGRVDERSYYLCKVPSDLPDASRWKNLSAIGMSINNTERRKGDEIAVRYYILSKTLEGESFACAVRNHWGIENSCHWQLDVTFGEDQCRIRKGHGDENFSTLRRTALRLLKQEKTAKCGVKNRRLTAGWDDDYMEKVVFSR, encoded by the coding sequence ATGGAACGCTCTGCTTCACTGATTGAAAAACTTAATACCGTTTCCGATCCACGACCGGGCGAGCCGATTTATCCGCTTGTCAATATTCTCTTTATGACGATCTGTGCGGTGATCGCTGGTGCGGATGATTTCGTTGCGATCGCTAAGTTTGCCAACACAAAGAAAGAATGGTTCTCCAAGTTCCTGGATATGACCGCAGGAGTTCCATCGCACGATCGTTTCAACGCCATCCTCAATGCGGTCAAACCTGAAGAGTTTGAACCGATGCTGCTCGAATGGATCACTCAGCTTCACAAGATCACCGATGGCCAAGTCATTGCGATCGACGGCAAGACTCTTCGCAGAAGCTACGACACTGCGACCGGCAAAGCTGCCATCCACATGGTCAGTGCATGGGCGACGGCTAACCACATCAGCCTTGGACAAACGGTGGTCGATGCGAAGAGCAACGAGATCACAGCGATTCCTAAATTGCTGGAAATCATCGACGTTTCCGGAGGTTTGGTAACGATTGATGCAATGGGCTGCCAAACAGAGATCGCTGCAAAGATCGTTGACGAAGGTGCGGACTATTGCTTGGCAGTGAAAGGGAACCAACCGACACTTCACGAGGGAATCAAGGCCTTCTTCTTGGATCATCTTGAGGATGACTTTGCCCGAATCGAGGTGTTTGAACATCACACGAAGGAGACCGATCACGGACGTGTGGATGAGCGTAGCTACTACTTGTGCAAGGTTCCCAGCGATCTTCCAGACGCCAGTCGTTGGAAAAATCTCAGTGCCATCGGTATGTCGATCAACAACACGGAACGTCGAAAGGGCGACGAGATCGCAGTGCGTTATTACATACTCAGCAAAACACTTGAAGGAGAATCGTTTGCCTGTGCTGTGCGTAACCACTGGGGCATCGAGAACAGCTGTCATTGGCAGTTGGACGTGACGTTTGGCGAAGACCAATGTCGCATTCGCAAAGGTCATGGTGACGAGAACTTCAGCACGCTTAGACGGACGGCCTTACGCTTGCTCAAGCAAGAGAAAACTGCGAAGTGTGGAGTCAAGAACAGGCGGCTCACCGCCGGGTGGGACGATGACTACATGGAAAAGGTCGTTTTCAGTCGGTAA
- a CDS encoding efflux RND transporter permease subunit, with amino-acid sequence MVNFVIDFSLNNRFIVILSSLAILGMGFFAAATIPLDAVPDLTNVQVQVLTNSPALGPVEVEQFITFPIENAMSGIPKVDEIRSISRFGLSAVTVAFEEGTDIYWARNLISERLLKAREDIPPGMGTPELGPIATGMSEIYQFEVRAEPGYDHSLTDLRTVLDWQIAFQLRSVPGVIEVNTFGGSLKTYEVQIDPAKLQNYDISLTQVMDALQQNNGNAGGGYIAHNAEQRLIRGEGLVGSLDDIRMIVLESREGTPIRIADIANVEFAPMLRQGAVTRDGNREAVVGMVMMLMGGNSRQVVGDVKAKISEIQKTLPTGIVIDTFYDRTELVAKTIHTVGENIGLGVILVIVTLFVLLGDVRAGLIVAAAIPLSAMCALIAMRYAGVSANLMSLGAVDFGVIVDGAVVMVENCVRRAMQYQKEHDGDHVPEGVFRESAKEVGKPILFAGLIVIIVFLPILSLQGMEGKMFRPMAFTFMTALSSALILSVTVMPVLASLFLARRVKQRETFVVRQLKSTYRPMLMFAMKKPLLMFGSSVVLFVGSVILASGFGVEFVPKLDEGDIAIQATRLPSVSLETSIDMTKAMERTLLKFPQVETVVSKTGRPEIANDPMGVYQTDIFVRLDPNADYGEGRSKADLIEEMQAALIKEVPGNAFSFTQPIELRVQELVAGVRSDIGLSLYGDDLDVLKAKGDELVRALNQVDGAADVAAQQIAGLSYLRVKVRRQDLARYGINTREVLDAVSSVGGIPVGQVFEGQRRFPLQVRLRPESRQNTEQLLALKVDDSEGRPIPISQLADIITEDGPVEISRDAVRRRLLVQCNVRGRDLAGFVAEAQKVVDQQVDLPPGYMLRWGGQFENLQQATRRLAIAVPVALTLIFALLYMTFSSVKLAMLIYLNVPIAATGGVLALWARDLPFSISAGVGFIALFGIAVMNGVVLIEHVRHLRHAGDSQRDAVVNGAIDRLRPVLMTAMCGALGFIPMALSSSSGAEVQRPLATVVIGGLITSTALTLLVLPTIYRWFEPKQIEPEAYDKTQFVH; translated from the coding sequence ATGGTCAACTTCGTCATCGATTTTTCTCTCAACAACCGATTCATTGTCATCCTGTCGTCACTGGCGATTCTTGGGATGGGATTTTTCGCCGCCGCAACGATCCCGCTTGACGCGGTTCCCGACCTGACAAACGTGCAAGTGCAAGTGCTTACCAACTCGCCCGCTCTCGGCCCGGTCGAAGTCGAACAGTTCATTACGTTCCCGATTGAAAACGCGATGAGCGGGATCCCCAAGGTCGATGAGATCCGGTCGATCAGTCGCTTCGGACTCTCGGCCGTCACGGTCGCATTCGAAGAGGGGACCGACATCTATTGGGCGAGAAACTTGATCAGCGAGAGACTGCTGAAAGCTCGCGAAGATATCCCGCCAGGAATGGGCACGCCGGAACTCGGGCCGATTGCCACGGGGATGAGCGAGATCTATCAGTTCGAAGTTCGCGCCGAACCAGGATACGACCATTCGCTAACCGATCTTCGTACCGTGTTGGATTGGCAAATCGCGTTTCAACTTCGCAGCGTTCCTGGCGTGATCGAAGTCAACACGTTCGGCGGATCGTTAAAGACGTACGAGGTGCAGATTGACCCTGCCAAGTTGCAAAACTATGACATTTCGTTGACCCAAGTCATGGATGCGCTGCAGCAGAACAATGGGAATGCCGGCGGCGGATACATCGCGCACAATGCCGAGCAACGGTTGATTCGAGGCGAAGGCTTGGTTGGATCGCTCGACGACATTCGAATGATCGTCTTGGAGAGTCGCGAAGGAACTCCGATTCGCATCGCCGACATCGCCAACGTCGAATTTGCCCCGATGCTTCGCCAAGGAGCAGTGACTCGCGATGGGAACCGCGAGGCAGTCGTCGGCATGGTGATGATGCTGATGGGGGGCAATTCGCGTCAGGTCGTCGGCGATGTAAAAGCCAAGATCTCAGAAATCCAGAAAACGCTACCCACAGGCATCGTGATCGACACGTTCTACGATCGAACGGAACTGGTCGCCAAAACGATTCACACGGTCGGCGAGAATATCGGATTGGGCGTGATTCTTGTGATTGTGACCCTGTTTGTGCTGTTGGGTGACGTGCGAGCCGGGTTGATTGTGGCGGCAGCAATTCCGTTGTCTGCGATGTGTGCGTTGATCGCGATGCGTTATGCCGGTGTTTCAGCCAACCTGATGAGCCTCGGCGCGGTCGACTTTGGCGTGATCGTCGACGGGGCAGTCGTGATGGTCGAGAACTGTGTTCGACGGGCCATGCAATATCAAAAAGAACACGACGGCGATCATGTTCCCGAAGGCGTTTTCCGTGAATCGGCAAAGGAGGTCGGTAAGCCCATACTCTTTGCAGGACTGATCGTGATCATCGTTTTCCTTCCGATCCTGAGTTTGCAAGGAATGGAAGGCAAGATGTTTCGGCCGATGGCTTTCACTTTCATGACGGCACTCTCGTCGGCATTGATCCTGTCGGTGACCGTGATGCCCGTGTTGGCGTCATTGTTTCTCGCTCGACGCGTGAAACAGCGTGAGACTTTTGTGGTTCGCCAGTTGAAATCAACCTATCGACCGATGCTGATGTTCGCCATGAAAAAGCCGCTCTTGATGTTCGGCAGTTCGGTCGTATTGTTTGTGGGCAGTGTTATCCTGGCCAGTGGATTCGGTGTGGAGTTTGTACCCAAGCTGGACGAGGGTGACATTGCCATCCAAGCAACACGACTGCCCAGCGTCTCACTCGAAACGTCCATCGACATGACCAAAGCGATGGAACGCACATTGCTGAAGTTTCCTCAAGTCGAGACGGTCGTTTCTAAAACCGGCCGTCCAGAGATTGCCAACGACCCCATGGGTGTTTATCAAACGGACATCTTTGTCAGACTCGACCCGAATGCCGACTACGGTGAAGGTCGCTCCAAAGCCGATTTGATCGAGGAAATGCAAGCCGCGTTGATCAAAGAAGTTCCCGGTAATGCGTTTAGCTTTACGCAACCGATCGAATTGCGAGTCCAAGAGCTGGTTGCGGGAGTGCGAAGCGATATTGGACTGAGCCTTTACGGAGATGATCTCGACGTGCTCAAGGCCAAAGGTGATGAACTCGTTCGCGCCCTCAATCAAGTCGACGGGGCGGCCGATGTGGCGGCCCAGCAGATCGCCGGACTATCCTACCTGCGTGTCAAAGTCCGACGACAGGACCTGGCTCGCTACGGCATCAACACTCGCGAAGTGCTCGATGCCGTTAGCTCGGTTGGCGGTATCCCGGTCGGACAAGTGTTCGAGGGGCAACGACGCTTTCCACTACAAGTTCGATTGCGTCCTGAGTCTCGCCAAAACACCGAGCAACTCCTCGCGTTGAAAGTGGATGACTCCGAAGGTCGGCCCATCCCGATCTCTCAGCTCGCAGACATCATCACCGAAGATGGACCGGTTGAAATCAGTCGTGACGCTGTCCGTCGTCGATTGCTCGTTCAGTGCAATGTACGCGGCCGTGACTTGGCAGGATTTGTCGCCGAGGCTCAGAAGGTTGTTGACCAGCAAGTCGATTTGCCACCCGGCTACATGCTCCGTTGGGGTGGACAGTTTGAGAATTTGCAGCAAGCGACTCGGCGTTTAGCCATCGCCGTACCGGTCGCGTTGACGCTGATTTTTGCCTTGCTCTACATGACTTTCAGTTCGGTCAAACTGGCGATGCTGATCTATTTGAACGTCCCCATTGCTGCCACCGGCGGTGTGCTTGCCCTGTGGGCACGCGATCTACCATTTTCGATCTCCGCAGGCGTCGGCTTCATCGCATTGTTCGGTATCGCAGTCATGAACGGCGTTGTTTTGATCGAGCACGTGCGGCATTTGCGTCATGCCGGTGACTCGCAACGCGATGCGGTCGTTAACGGAGCAATTGATCGTTTGCGACCCGTTCTGATGACGGCGATGTGTGGTGCGTTGGGGTTCATACCGATGGCACTTTCCTCCAGCTCCGGTGCCGAAGTCCAGCGACCGCTCGCTACGGTGGTCATCGGGGGCTTGATCACATCGACGGCCCTCACGCTGCTGGTATTGCCGACCATTTACCGATGGTTTGAACCCAAACAGATCGAGCCGGAAGCTTACGATAAGACTCAGTTTGTTCATTAA
- a CDS encoding DUF1573 domain-containing protein codes for MSERQRVPLGTLASSSTNPVSIELRNPTTEPITLLEATVSCGCMAVSTTNAKIDPGKTCRFSLSIKTGPMSGPNEKSVILHCRTSSGEKIAKRIEFTFLVTNRFELYMPIRRLTVDPNERSEKYLDFVLRGFRGFDLSRVSLTVSGVEGEVTRTPMGPSGEASSAEHCRVALKNDVIVDRPLQMVLVAREDGDPADSHSITERVVVLKKEQVSISPQSPRVVNGRIVLIARLLTPPTDSPLFELM; via the coding sequence GTGAGCGAAAGGCAAAGAGTTCCGCTGGGTACGCTCGCGTCAAGCTCGACCAATCCAGTTTCGATTGAGCTAAGAAATCCAACGACGGAACCTATCACTCTTCTTGAGGCTACCGTTTCTTGCGGATGCATGGCGGTATCAACAACTAATGCGAAGATTGATCCAGGCAAGACCTGTCGGTTTTCATTATCAATCAAGACCGGTCCCATGTCTGGACCCAACGAAAAAAGTGTGATTTTGCACTGCCGGACATCCTCCGGCGAAAAAATTGCAAAGAGAATTGAATTTACCTTCTTGGTAACTAATCGCTTTGAGTTATATATGCCGATTAGGCGTTTGACAGTAGATCCAAATGAAAGGTCTGAGAAGTATCTTGACTTTGTTTTGCGCGGGTTTCGTGGGTTTGACTTAAGCCGTGTTTCTTTAACGGTTTCGGGTGTTGAGGGAGAGGTTACTCGAACACCAATGGGCCCTAGCGGTGAAGCTTCCAGTGCTGAGCATTGCAGGGTTGCCCTAAAAAACGATGTAATAGTCGACCGCCCCCTCCAAATGGTTTTGGTCGCTCGTGAAGACGGTGATCCTGCTGATTCGCATAGTATTACCGAGCGTGTCGTGGTGCTTAAGAAGGAACAGGTTTCCATTAGCCCACAGAGCCCTCGCGTGGTGAACGGGAGAATAGTTCTGATCGCAAGGTTATTGACTCCGCCTACGGATTCACCGCTATTTGAGTTAATGTAG
- a CDS encoding response regulator, translating to MTDKVLLVDDDPNVLQGFKRHLRKRYDITLAVGGHAALEAIAHEGPFAVVVSDMQMPEMSGVEFLSKVLEINPHTIRVMLTGNADQKTAVDAVNDGKIFRFLNKPCEPDALAQALDAGIQQYRLVTAEAELLNKTLAGSVRMLTEVLSLTMPDAFGLTQEARNLTREVAIRIGVGPLWQIEIAAMLMRVGCVSMPQETLTQYLSGRPLAASDQAFVDEMPKRGQSLIAAIPRLQGVADLILAQNGAPADPTPIAARILRAVGDYQRFRSIDSPRVALQKLNNAEIYDPSVVEILASVISENQVDVEVAIDDLRDGMILSANVLDRSGRLLLASGIEVHQAMIHKLQMLQRSGMGVEEPIRVLITRDSAPAPITTPETIELSPNFFQED from the coding sequence ATGACCGACAAAGTCCTGCTGGTCGATGATGACCCGAATGTCCTGCAAGGATTCAAACGTCATCTACGCAAACGCTACGACATCACACTGGCTGTCGGTGGACATGCCGCATTGGAAGCGATAGCCCACGAAGGCCCCTTCGCGGTCGTCGTGTCTGACATGCAGATGCCGGAGATGTCGGGCGTCGAATTCCTCAGCAAAGTGCTGGAAATCAATCCGCACACCATCCGTGTGATGTTGACCGGCAATGCCGATCAAAAGACGGCTGTCGATGCGGTCAATGATGGCAAGATTTTTCGCTTTCTGAACAAGCCCTGCGAACCAGATGCGTTGGCACAAGCCCTCGATGCCGGCATCCAACAGTACCGACTGGTGACCGCCGAAGCCGAGTTGCTCAACAAGACACTCGCTGGCAGCGTTCGAATGCTGACGGAAGTGCTCTCGTTGACGATGCCCGATGCTTTCGGTTTGACGCAAGAAGCACGCAACTTGACTCGTGAGGTCGCCATTCGAATCGGCGTCGGCCCCCTTTGGCAAATCGAAATCGCCGCGATGTTGATGCGTGTCGGTTGTGTATCCATGCCGCAGGAGACATTGACCCAGTACCTCAGCGGACGACCACTGGCTGCCAGCGACCAAGCGTTCGTCGACGAGATGCCCAAACGCGGACAATCTCTCATCGCTGCCATTCCTCGATTGCAGGGGGTTGCCGACCTCATCCTGGCACAAAACGGAGCTCCCGCCGATCCGACCCCGATCGCGGCCCGGATCCTAAGAGCCGTCGGCGACTACCAACGATTTCGCAGCATCGATTCCCCCCGAGTCGCACTCCAGAAACTGAACAATGCCGAGATTTACGATCCATCCGTCGTTGAAATTCTGGCGAGTGTCATCTCGGAAAACCAAGTAGACGTTGAAGTTGCGATTGATGACCTTCGAGACGGGATGATCCTGTCGGCAAACGTGCTGGATCGATCCGGCCGCCTGCTCCTTGCAAGCGGAATCGAAGTGCACCAAGCGATGATTCATAAACTGCAAATGTTGCAACGATCCGGGATGGGCGTCGAAGAACCCATCCGTGTGCTGATCACTCGCGACTCGGCTCCGGCTCCCATCACCACCCCCGAAACAATCGAACTTTCCCCCAACTTCTTTCAAGAGGATTGA